The Streptomyces sp. NBC_00224 genome contains the following window.
TCGAGTCGCAGTACATGGAGTCCCTCATCGGGCCCCTCGCCGACCTCCCCGGCCGGTACGCGGAGCGCTCGCCGATCACCCACGCGGAGCGGATCACCGTGCCGTTCCTGCTGCTCCAGGGACTCGACGACGTGATCTGCCGACCCGTACAGTGCGAACGGTTCCTGGCCAGAACGGCGGGCCGCGGCATACCGCACGCGTACATCGCCTTCGAGGGCGAGGGACACGGCTTCCGCCGGGCGGACACCATGGTCCGCGCCCTGGAGGCCGAACTCTCCCTGTACGCCCAGACGTTCGGCATCGACCGGCCCGACGTCCCCCTCCTGGAGCTGAAGAAGTGACCTCGACGCACCACGCCACCGCGCCGCTCACCCGGCCCGCCCGGCTGCGGCCCGGCGCCCGGGTGGCGGTGGTCGCCACCAGCGGGCCGGTGGTGGGGGAGCGGCTCGACGCGGGCCTGGACATCCTGCGCGGCTGGGACCTCGAACCGGTCGTGATGCCCCATGTCCGCGACCGGCACCCGGAGTTCCGCTATCTCGCGGGCAGCGACGAGGGCCGGGCGCGCGACCTCCAGGAGGCGTGGTGCGACCCGTCCGTCGACGCGGTGCTCTGCGCACGCGGCGGATACGGCGCACAGCGCATGGTGGACCTGCTCGACTGGAGCGCGATGCGCGCCGCCGGGCCCAAGGTGTTCGTCGGCTACAGCGACGTGACCGCGCTGCACGAGGCGTTCGCGGTACGGATGGGGCTCTCCACTCTGTACGGGCCGATGGTGTCGGCCGCGACATTCCTCAAGGACGACCCGACCCAGCGCTCCCTGCGCACCACGCTCTTCGAGCCCGAGGCGGCCCGCACCCTCGGCCCGGCGGGCGCGCGCCCGATGGTGCCAGGCCGGGCCCGCGGGGTCACGGTGGGCGGCTGCCTCGCCCTGCTCGGCGCCGACCTCGCCACCCCGCGGGCCAGGACGTCGGCGCGCGGCGGACTGCTGCTGATCGAGGACGTCGGCGAGGAGGACTACCAGATCGACCGCATCCTCACCCAGCTGCTGCGCTCGGGATGGCTGGACGGGGTCGCCGGGGTGGCGCTCGGCTCCTGGGAGGAGTGCGGGCCGTACGAGAAGGTGCGGGCCGTGCTGTACGAGCGGCTCGCCCCGCTCGGGGTGCCGGTGGTCGAGCAGTTCGGCTTCGGCCACTGCACCCCCTCGCTGACCATGCCGCTCGGGGTGCCCGCGGTGCTCGACGCCGACGCGGGCACGCTCACGCTGGAGGTGCCCGCGCTGGTGTAGCCCGTACGCCATGGAGGCGTACGCCGTCCGCTAGAGGGCGGCGTAGCCCGGGCGGATCAGCTCGTCGATGATGCGGCGGCGCTCCGGCAGCGGCAGGAACGCGGCCTCCACGGCGGCGACGGTGAACTGCTCGAACACCTCGGGCCCGTAGCCGAAGGCGTCCACCATGTGCTGGAACTCCTCGCTCATGGTGGTGCCGGAGACCAGCCGGTTGTCGGTGTTCAGGGTGACCCGGAAGCTGAGGCGGCGCAGCAGGTCGATCGGGTGCGAGGCGTAGTCCTTGGCCGCGCCCGTCTGGAGGTTGGAGGTCGGGCAGACCTCCAGCGCGATGCGGTTGTCGCGCAGGTAGGAGGCGAGGTGGCCGAGGTCGGCCGTGCCGTCCTCGTGCACCGTGATGTCGTCGGTGATCCGCACGCCGTGGCCGACGCGCTCGGCGCCGCAGATCTGCACGGCCTCGTGGATCGACTCCGCGCCGACGGCCTCGCCCGCGTGGATGGTGAAGTGGCAGTTCGACCGCTTCAGGTGCTGGAAGGCGGGGAGGTGGCGGGCCGGCGGGTTGCCGATCTCGCCGCCCGCGATGTCGAAGCCGGCCACCCCGCGGTCGCGGTGGGCCACGGTCAGCTCGGCGATCTCCAGGGAGCGGTCGGTGTGGCGCATCCCGGTGAGCAGGGCGCGGACGGTGATCCGGCCGCCGGTGCGGCGCTCGCCCTCCCGGAAGCCGGCGTTCACCGCGTCGACGACCTCGTCGAGGGTGAGCCCGCGCTCCAGGTGCTGCTCGGGCGCGTACCGCACCTCCGCGTAGACGACCCCGTCCGCCGCCAGGTCCTCGGCGCACTCCGCCGCGATCCGCTCCAGCGCCTCGCGGGTCTGCATCACCGCGCAGGTGTGGGCGAAGGTCTCCAGATAGCGCTCAAGGGAGCCGGAGTCGGCCGCGTCGCGGAACCAGACCGCGAGCGCCGCCGGGTCCTCGGTCGGCAGGCTCTCGTAGCCGCACGCGCGGGCCAGCTCGATGATCGTGGCGGGGCGCAGACCACCGTCGAGGTGGTCGTGGAGGACGGCCTTGGGCGCGCGGCGTATCCAGTCGGCGACGGGCTGGGCGGCAGGGTTGTCAGACAAGTGCATGACCGGGGAGTGTACAGCCTCGGCCGCTCGGGCTAGGAGCTCTGCAGTACGGGCAGCGCCGGGGAGCCGGTCGGCAGCATGTGCTTGGCGGCCAGGACGGGGGTGCCCTCCACCCGTACGACCTGCGTGATCAGTACGGCGGGGGTGTCCGCGGGGCGGTCCAGCTGCTCGCCGCGGCGGCGTCCGAGCAGGGTCGCCGTGACCCCGCTGTGCGCGGTCAGCGGCACGCCCCGGGAGGCGTCCGCAAGCACCGCGAGCATCGAGCGCGCGGGCTCGTCGGCCAGGGCGGCGGCGAACGCCGGGTGCAGCCGTTCGAGCACGTCCTGGGGAGCGGCCCACTCATGGCAGAGCGCCACCGCCAGCGCCTCGCCGACCAGCACCGTCTCCCAGAACCGCAGCTCCGCACCGGCGGCGGGGAGCAGATGCTGGGTGGTGAAGTCGGTCGGCTCCTCGACGCTGCGCAGCAGGGCCCGCACCCGCACCGGGCCGCCCGTGCCGAGCAGCTCCTCCAGCGGCTGGAGCTGCTCGAAGCCGCGCCTGGGCGGGTGGTCGTTGACGGTCCGCCCCACGCCCCGGCGCACCGAGAGCAGCCCGTCCTCCTGGAGGAGCAGCAGCGCCTCGCGCAGCGCCGGGCGGCCCACCCCCAGCTCGCCCGCGAGCCTGGGCTCCGAGGGCAGGGTGGAGCCCGGCGGATAGGTGCCGTCGTGGATCGCGTCGGCGATCCGCTCGTACAGGGCGACGACCGGCCTGCGCTGCTGTCCGCTGACTGCCATGGCGCAAGCATGGCCCGGCCGCCACTTGTCTGACAAGGCGGGCTCGGGCGAGCGGCGGCCTCAGGGCCGGACCCGGGTGCCCGGCTCACCCGTACGGCCCGCTTCCAGGCCGCTTCCCGTACGGGACCCGTCCATCCTGTACGGAAGGGGTGTCACCACTCCTCGAAGGCAGGCACCCAGCACCACCCCCAGAAAGGGCCGGGTCATGAGCCCCAAGGACGCGTCGGGCGGGACGAAGGGCGGCACGGGAGTCGGGGGCGCCCTCACACCGTCACGGATCGCGGTCGTCACGATCGCGGTCCTCGCCCTGATCTTCATCTTCGAGAACACCCGCCAGGTCAAGATCCGGCTGTTGATCCCCGAGGTCTCCATGCCGCTCTATCTGGCGCTGCTCGCGGTGTTCGTGGTCGGGGTGATCTGCGGCGGCTACTTCATCCGCCGGCGGGGCAAATGATCGACAACTCCCGGTATATCGTGGCGGGTTGAGACGGCACACGGTACGGACGAGGAGTGCGAGCA
Protein-coding sequences here:
- a CDS encoding GntR family transcriptional regulator; amino-acid sequence: MAVSGQQRRPVVALYERIADAIHDGTYPPGSTLPSEPRLAGELGVGRPALREALLLLQEDGLLSVRRGVGRTVNDHPPRRGFEQLQPLEELLGTGGPVRVRALLRSVEEPTDFTTQHLLPAAGAELRFWETVLVGEALAVALCHEWAAPQDVLERLHPAFAAALADEPARSMLAVLADASRGVPLTAHSGVTATLLGRRRGEQLDRPADTPAVLITQVVRVEGTPVLAAKHMLPTGSPALPVLQSS
- a CDS encoding adenosine deaminase, which produces MHLSDNPAAQPVADWIRRAPKAVLHDHLDGGLRPATIIELARACGYESLPTEDPAALAVWFRDAADSGSLERYLETFAHTCAVMQTREALERIAAECAEDLAADGVVYAEVRYAPEQHLERGLTLDEVVDAVNAGFREGERRTGGRITVRALLTGMRHTDRSLEIAELTVAHRDRGVAGFDIAGGEIGNPPARHLPAFQHLKRSNCHFTIHAGEAVGAESIHEAVQICGAERVGHGVRITDDITVHEDGTADLGHLASYLRDNRIALEVCPTSNLQTGAAKDYASHPIDLLRRLSFRVTLNTDNRLVSGTTMSEEFQHMVDAFGYGPEVFEQFTVAAVEAAFLPLPERRRIIDELIRPGYAAL
- a CDS encoding LD-carboxypeptidase; the protein is MTSTHHATAPLTRPARLRPGARVAVVATSGPVVGERLDAGLDILRGWDLEPVVMPHVRDRHPEFRYLAGSDEGRARDLQEAWCDPSVDAVLCARGGYGAQRMVDLLDWSAMRAAGPKVFVGYSDVTALHEAFAVRMGLSTLYGPMVSAATFLKDDPTQRSLRTTLFEPEAARTLGPAGARPMVPGRARGVTVGGCLALLGADLATPRARTSARGGLLLIEDVGEEDYQIDRILTQLLRSGWLDGVAGVALGSWEECGPYEKVRAVLYERLAPLGVPVVEQFGFGHCTPSLTMPLGVPAVLDADAGTLTLEVPALV
- a CDS encoding lipopolysaccharide assembly protein LapA domain-containing protein yields the protein MSPKDASGGTKGGTGVGGALTPSRIAVVTIAVLALIFIFENTRQVKIRLLIPEVSMPLYLALLAVFVVGVICGGYFIRRRGK